The sequence AATCAGATAGTCAGTTCCTTCATACGTCACTTCTGTTCCAGAGTATTTTGCAAAGATAACTGTGTCACCTTCTGCAACTTCAAGTGGTTCTTTTGTTCCGTTATCAAGAACACGACCTGAACCGACTGCAACAATTTTCCCTGATTGTGGTTTTTCTTTGGCAGAGTCTGGTAATACAATCCCACTCGCTGTTTTTTCCTCTGCTTCAAGTACTTCAATTACAACACGATCTCCTAATGGTTTTAACAATGTAAATGACCTCCTCTGATATAATTACATTTTTCATTTTAGCACTCGGCACATTAGAGTGCTAATACAGTTATTATGATACCAAACTGAATAAAAATTGCAAGCAAAAACGTTTAAAAAATGGAAGAATTCTTATTTGCGGTAAAGCTTGATAACGAGTACAATAAGGAGAGCTATTTCCGCTTGTTTGAAGTAATTTAATCCAAGTTTGTTTATAGAAAGGATGCGTATTTTTTGGCTAAGCGTTATATTACGATTGTTTTAGTTTATTTAATATTACTATTTTCTGCATCTGTTGGGATTCCAATTGTTCAACATATTTTACTAAGTACGACATCCCTTTCAGCGGAGAGCGCCACATCTTATGGAATGGTTATCTGGTCGATATTCTCTAATCTTTTATCACTTGCCATCATTATTCCGATGCTTTACAGAAAACCAAAAGAAAATAAAATCGAAATCGGTGAAAAAACAAAACCGCTTCTAAGTATTGTGTGGATTGTTGGAGGCGTTATTGGTTTATATGTGGCACAAATTATTTGTAGTGTTATTATTACAATGATTTCTGGGGAGTTAAGTAATTCTGCTAATACAGAGTTACTTGTTGACTTGACTAAAGCTGCACCTGTTTTCTTAATTTTTATTTCTATTTTGGGACCAATTTTAGAAGAACTTGTCTTTCGAAAAGTGATTTTCGGCGGGCTAAGTAATGTGACGAATATTCATGTGGCCGCGGTAATTAGTTCGCTTTTCTTTGGATTACTTCACGGCGATATTTCTTTCTTACTTACTTATTTTGTTATCGGACTAATTCTTTGTTTTCTTTATACGAAGACAAAACGGATTGCGGTTTCAATGGGCGCTCATATTTTAATGAATACGATTGTTTTGCTTTTGAGTCTTGGAATTATTGGGGGATAATATGAAAAATTCATTAATTAAGCAAAGTTTTCTCTATTTTGCACTTGGACTTGTATTTGTATATTTTGTAGTTGTTCGTGTGGCTGATTATGGTTATGATGTACTTGCATATATACTAATTATCATGACATTAATGGATTTTGGCATTGGCATCGGCCTGATTATCACCGGACTTAAAAGACGTAAAAAAAACCTGTAGAAAGTAAGTTTTGCTTACCTTCTACAGGTTTTTTTATTCTGTTTTCGCTGGATAATTTTCCAGGAAATAGATTAACGTTTGTAATTCCGTAGTTAGATCGATATGGTGCACACGAACTTGTTTTGGAACACTGATACGAGCTGGTGTAAAGTTTAGAATCCCCTTTACATCTGCTTCAATTAAACGATCCACAGTTACTTGAGCTTCGTCAGCTGGAACTGTCAGAATAACTACTTCCACACCGTTTTCACGAACAATTTCTTCCATATCATTCAAGTGATAAATTGGAATATCTTGTTGAACACTACCTACTTTCGCTGGATCTACATCAAATGCAGCAACGATTTTGATATTATTATTTTTCATGAAATTATAATGTAATAATGCTGTACCTAGGTTACCTACACCGATTAGTGCAACATTTGTCTGTTTGTCCTGACTAAGTGTTTTGCTGAAAAAGTCGAGTATGTAAGAAACGTTATACCCGTATCCTTTCTTACCTAATGCGCCAAAGTACGAAAAATCACGTCGAATAGTCGCTGAATCAACTTTCACCGCTTCACTTAATTCCGCTGATGATACTCGTTCCTTACCTGACTCATCTAGGTATTTCAAGTAACGATGATATAATGGTAAGCGTTTTGCTGTCGCTTGTGGAATTTTAGTTGTTTCCTCCATCATGCCTTCTGTCCCTTCTTCTTTTAAATTTTTTCTGAAGTTGAAGCTTTTGTGAACTGTACTTCCTTTCACATGCTTGCTTATATACTATAAACATTTCACAAGGAATGCACAAACTTTTTGCTCATAACTTTCAAGTAAGGTTTTGTCCTGCAAAATATCCGGTGCAGTCCTCATTTTATATTCTACGCTAAAATCACAAATAATGCGAGTGTTTTCACAATCTTTATTATTCAGGCGAACTTGGCTATCTCATTGCGATTACTTAGCTTTTAAGATAAACTAGTAAGGAGAACGTTCGAGGAGAGAGATTATGATATTATTACAAGTTCAGCAAATTTCTAAATTCTTCGGTGCAGAAGTTATTTTAGATAATATTAAATTAGAAGTTAAAACAGGCGACCGAATCGCTCTAGTTGGCCGAAATGGCGCGGGAAAATCCACTTTACTTAAAATCATCGCTGGTAAGATGAGCTACGATGGCGGAACCATTTCCAAACCAAAAAGCGTAGAAATTGGCTATTTAGCGCAAAATACCGGGCTAGAATCTTCTAAGACAATTTGGGATGAGATGCTTAGTGTGTTTGATTCGCTTCGAAAAATGGAAGCTGATTTACGCAAAATGGAGCTTCGTCTCGGCGAACCCGCACTTTATAATGATCCAGAAAAATACCAAGCACTAATGACAGACTATGACACGTTACAACATACATTTAAAGAAATTGGTGGTTATACTTATGAAGCAGAAATCCGTTCTGTTTTAAATGGCTTGCGTTTTTATCCAGAAGATTATGAAGTAGAAATTGCTTCTTTAAGCGGTGGACAAAAAACAAGGCTTGCTTTAGCTAAATTATTACTTGCTAAACAAGATATTCTCGTTCTCGATGAACCAACCAACCATTTGGACATCGAAACGCTAGCATGGCTCGAAACTTACTTGCAGAATTATCACGGTTCGTTACTCATCGTTTCCCACGATCGTTACTTCCTTGATAAAGTCGTAAACCAAGTATATGAAATCAGCCGCACAAAGATTGACCACTATAAAGGTAACTACAGCTCGTTCGTAAGTCAAAAACAAGCAAAATTAGAGCAAATGTGGAAAGAATTCGACAAACAACAAAAGCAAATTGCGAAACTTGAAGATTTTGTTGCCAGAAATATCGTTCGCGCATCGACAACAAAACGCGCCCAAAGTAGAAGAAAACAATTAGAAAAAATGGATGTGCTTGGTCGTCCTCAAGGTGATGAAAAAGCGGCTCATTTTGGTTTCCAATTTGAAAAGCAAACAGGTAAAGATGTTTTAATGGTAGATCAGCTGAGCATTGGTTACGCGAAAGATAAGCGCATTGCTTCCAACCTAACATTCGAAATGAAACGCCAAGATAGTCTCGCGCTCGTTGGTCCAAACGGAATCGGCAAGTCCACCCTACTTAAAACACTTATTCGTGACATTCCAGCTCTAAGTGGCGAATTCCACTTCGGAGCCGGCGTAAAAATTGGCTACTACGATCAAGAACAAGCCAAACTGACATCTAATAAAACGGTTTTAATGGAACTATGGGACGATTATCCAGAACTAAATGAAGTAAATGTTCGTACAACACTTGGGAATTTCCTTTTTTCAGATGATGATGTCTTAAAAAATGTCCAGTCTTTAAGCGGCGGCGAAAAAGCGCGGCTCGCCCTTGCGAAACTTACTTTACTAGAGGCCAATGTCCTTATTCTCGATGAACCGACCAACCATTTAGACATTGAAAGTAAAGAAGTTTTAGAAGCTGCTTTAATCGATTTTGAAGGCACTATTCTGTTTGTTTCCCATGACCGCTATTTTATTAACCGAATTGCTTCAAAAATCGTCGAACTAGCGCCGGAAAAAGCGACCGTTTTCTTAGGTGATTACGATTATTATCAAGAAAAATTGGCTGAAGCAAAGGAACTCGCACGACTTGATGCCGAAGATCGTCGCAAAAAAGGCGAACAAGTGGAAGCAACCGCCTCTGTTCGCAAATTAAACTATCAAGAAGAAAAAGAACAACAAAAACTACTGCGTCAAAGAAAACGCAAACTAGAAGAAGTAGAAAAAGCCATGGAAGCAACCGATGAAAAAATCGCTGAACTCGAACACCAATTAACGGAACCAGAAGTTTTCCAAAACCATGAAAAAGCCCTTGAAATAACTCAAGAGCTAGACGCCGTAAAAGCAAACGGAGAAAAACTTATGGAAGAATGGGAAACAATAAGTGAAGAACTGGAATCCATGTAATCTTCATAAAAAGAAGGAGCAAACAATGAAAAAGATTTTAATTATTTCTAGTTCGATTATCATTGGTTTACTTGTCATTATTACTATTTGCGCAAGTTTTTACTTATATAGTTATGCTTTAGCTCGTGGTAATTCCAGCATGAATGACACTGCAACAACAGACGAAACCACTGCAACAGCCAAACTAGCAAAGAAAAACCGGGAAGAAAATGTTGCCTGGATGGAAAAGCAAAATCTCACGCAATGGACAGAAACTGCAGCGGACGATTTGAAACTTGTTGCTACTTATTTAGCAGCAGATCACCCCTCTAACACAACAATTATTTTAGCCCACGGTTATCGTGGTAAAAGTGGTAAAGTCGAAATGGCAGGTCTCGCTCGGATGTACCATGAAAAATTTGGTTACAACGTTTTAATGCCTGATGCCAGAGCGCACGGCGAAAGTGAAGGCGAAAATATTGGATTTGGTTGGCCTGAACGAAAAGATTACGTGAAGTGGATTAACCAAGTAATTGATAAAAACGGTACAGATACGAAAATCACACTACATGGCGTTTCTATGGGTAGTTCTACTGTCCTTATGACAAGCGGTGAAAAGCTACCCAAACAAGTCAAAAGTGTTATCGCAGACTGCGGCTATACTTCGATGGAGGCCGAACTTTCTTATCAATTAAAAGCCATGTTCCACTTACCAAAATTCCCGATAATCCCAACAGCTAGTCTAATTAATAAAGCCAAAGAAGGATTCTTTTTCAGTGAAGCAAGTGCGGTTGATGCGGTCGCTAAAACAGACTTACCGATTTTCTACATTCATGGTGATTCGGATGCATTCGTCCCCACTTATATGGTAGACGAACTTTATGATGCTACGAATAGCTATAAAGAAAAATGGATTTTCAAAGGAGCAGAACACGGTCAAGCATTCACGATAGATCCAAAATCATACGAAGAAAAAGTACGCCAATTTTTAAATAAAACGATGTAAAAAGCATTTATCCTCTAGGAACTAGATGCTATCTGTTAGGAAGGAAAAAATTGGCAAGTAATAAGTAAATGTGTTACTATATAAATGAAAAGAGAGCCATGCGACAACATGACTCTCTCGCAAACACCATTTAAGATGGTGACAGCCTTTTATATGATTTATTTAAAAACCACTAGCTGTCAGGCTTATGAGTGGTTTTTATTTTTTGTCATTTTTGCTGTTCATGATTGTTACGATTAAGACTGCAAAAGCAATCATCAGCGTAAGACTCTCGAAAACAGTCACACGTTGATCCTTTCCAGGTAACGCCTAAAAAACAACATAAACACCACCTACTTTCTGGATGAAAAAGGCTGGTGCACCACCATAAACTTATTTGCATCACAATTATCGCATGCAAGTATCTTTAGAAAAAGAGTTGGCGCGAAAGTTGTATTTGAAGAGGCATAATCGGAAAATTGAGCTAATAAAAATAGACTGCAGCGAAAGTAATAGTTCACTTTCACTGCAGTCTGAAGCGTGCGGAACGAAAAATCGCACGCTTTTTATATATCTTCTAGCAATAATCCCGGATTCGCATTCATATCAAAACCACTACGTTTTCCTTGT comes from Listeria monocytogenes and encodes:
- a CDS encoding alpha/beta hydrolase, giving the protein MKKILIISSSIIIGLLVIITICASFYLYSYALARGNSSMNDTATTDETTATAKLAKKNREENVAWMEKQNLTQWTETAADDLKLVATYLAADHPSNTTIILAHGYRGKSGKVEMAGLARMYHEKFGYNVLMPDARAHGESEGENIGFGWPERKDYVKWINQVIDKNGTDTKITLHGVSMGSSTVLMTSGEKLPKQVKSVIADCGYTSMEAELSYQLKAMFHLPKFPIIPTASLINKAKEGFFFSEASAVDAVAKTDLPIFYIHGDSDAFVPTYMVDELYDATNSYKEKWIFKGAEHGQAFTIDPKSYEEKVRQFLNKTM
- a CDS encoding ABC-F family ATP-binding cassette domain-containing protein, encoding MILLQVQQISKFFGAEVILDNIKLEVKTGDRIALVGRNGAGKSTLLKIIAGKMSYDGGTISKPKSVEIGYLAQNTGLESSKTIWDEMLSVFDSLRKMEADLRKMELRLGEPALYNDPEKYQALMTDYDTLQHTFKEIGGYTYEAEIRSVLNGLRFYPEDYEVEIASLSGGQKTRLALAKLLLAKQDILVLDEPTNHLDIETLAWLETYLQNYHGSLLIVSHDRYFLDKVVNQVYEISRTKIDHYKGNYSSFVSQKQAKLEQMWKEFDKQQKQIAKLEDFVARNIVRASTTKRAQSRRKQLEKMDVLGRPQGDEKAAHFGFQFEKQTGKDVLMVDQLSIGYAKDKRIASNLTFEMKRQDSLALVGPNGIGKSTLLKTLIRDIPALSGEFHFGAGVKIGYYDQEQAKLTSNKTVLMELWDDYPELNEVNVRTTLGNFLFSDDDVLKNVQSLSGGEKARLALAKLTLLEANVLILDEPTNHLDIESKEVLEAALIDFEGTILFVSHDRYFINRIASKIVELAPEKATVFLGDYDYYQEKLAEAKELARLDAEDRRKKGEQVEATASVRKLNYQEEKEQQKLLRQRKRKLEEVEKAMEATDEKIAELEHQLTEPEVFQNHEKALEITQELDAVKANGEKLMEEWETISEELESM
- a CDS encoding CPBP family intramembrane glutamic endopeptidase, with amino-acid sequence MAKRYITIVLVYLILLFSASVGIPIVQHILLSTTSLSAESATSYGMVIWSIFSNLLSLAIIIPMLYRKPKENKIEIGEKTKPLLSIVWIVGGVIGLYVAQIICSVIITMISGELSNSANTELLVDLTKAAPVFLIFISILGPILEELVFRKVIFGGLSNVTNIHVAAVISSLFFGLLHGDISFLLTYFVIGLILCFLYTKTKRIAVSMGAHILMNTIVLLLSLGIIGG
- a CDS encoding redox-sensing transcriptional repressor Rex, translated to MMEETTKIPQATAKRLPLYHRYLKYLDESGKERVSSAELSEAVKVDSATIRRDFSYFGALGKKGYGYNVSYILDFFSKTLSQDKQTNVALIGVGNLGTALLHYNFMKNNNIKIVAAFDVDPAKVGSVQQDIPIYHLNDMEEIVRENGVEVVILTVPADEAQVTVDRLIEADVKGILNFTPARISVPKQVRVHHIDLTTELQTLIYFLENYPAKTE
- the groES gene encoding co-chaperone GroES, which encodes MLKPLGDRVVIEVLEAEEKTASGIVLPDSAKEKPQSGKIVAVGSGRVLDNGTKEPLEVAEGDTVIFAKYSGTEVTYEGTDYLILRESDILAITK